Part of the Mustela nigripes isolate SB6536 unplaced genomic scaffold, MUSNIG.SB6536 HiC_scaffold_6526, whole genome shotgun sequence genome is shown below.
CATAGAACAGGGAGACCACTGTGATGTGGGACCCACATGTGCCAAACACTTTCCTCTGCCCTGCAGATGACTTTATTCTTAAGACCGCCCTGACGATCTGACCATAGGAGAAGATGATTAATGCCACAGGTATCAGGAGAATGATCACACTGGCAAAGAAGAGCTCAGACTCATTCACAGTGGTGTCTACACAGGCAAGCTTGAGCAGTGCGGGAATCTCACAAACAAAGTGgtctattttatttctcccacAAAGTGGTAAAAGGAAGATGAGCACTGTCTGCAACAGGGAGTTGCCAAAACCAATGAACCATGACACAGAAGCCATGAGGGCACAGAGACGGGGGTGCATGATCACAGTGTACTGCaggggcttgcagatggctgcatAGCGGTCAAATGCCATGACCCCTAACAGAATGCATTCCGTGCATCCCAGCCCAAGCGAGATGAAGAGCTGAGCTACACAGCCACCAAATGAGATAGACTTGTCTGTTGTCCGGAGATGAACCAGGAATTGCGGGACACTGCTGGTCGTGTAACACAGGTCCAGAAAGCTTAGGTTGgagaggaaaaagtacatgggagTCTGAAGATTTGGGTCCAGTTGGGCCAAGGCAATGATGGTGGTGTTTCCCAGCAGAGTGAACAAATAGAAGATCAGGAGAACCACAAAGAGGACTAGCTCCAGTTGAGGCCGGTCAGAGAACCCCAGCAGGAAAAACCCCGTGAAAGAACTGCCATTCTTCTGTTCCATACTCTGTTAGCACATGTTTCCTGCCTGTACCAAGCATTTagcaacttttaaaagaaatcataaaaaaaaagaagttggtggtgggggaggtggatCTGTCATAAGACATGGCCACAGAATATTAAAGGTAGTACTTAAGTAAATGACTGAAATTGACATAGCTTATACCAATTTAGTTCCACATTATCATGAACAGTGAATCATTAAtacataatttaagaaaatgaaataatggacATTGTGTTGCCATCAGTCATAAATATTAAAAGTCTTTCAGTCTGAGCTTAAAGACACTTAAAGTACTATAAGTTTGTACATACATTCTAGAAAGAATGGGGAtgagggaaaaagagggagaacCATCAGGAagaatcagaaagaaggaaagaaagagagactttactgtaaatacatatttcatgATTGTACACAACTGGATTTCTACACACCTcacatgcaataaaataaaacataattgcAAAAATACACTCAGATATAAGAATTTATTAACTGGAATGtacatatacaaataattaaTTACATTCAAAATATCATTAATAGTTCTGCATATGAACATTGTATGTATTAGAGAGATACAGTATCTCTCTAAGATACTAAATTTATAAAAGCTACAGGTTTGTTCGGATTTTTTTCGTATGGTAATAAAACA
Proteins encoded:
- the LOC132009176 gene encoding putative olfactory receptor 2B8, whose product is MEQKNGSSFTGFFLLGFSDRPQLELVLFVVLLIFYLFTLLGNTTIIALAQLDPNLQTPMYFFLSNLSFLDLCYTTSSVPQFLVHLRTTDKSISFGGCVAQLFISLGLGCTECILLGVMAFDRYAAICKPLQYTVIMHPRLCALMASVSWFIGFGNSLLQTVLIFLLPLCGRNKIDHFVCEIPALLKLACVDTTVNESELFFASVIILLIPVALIIFSYGQIVRAVLRIKSSAGQRKVFGTCGSHITVVSL